The following nucleotide sequence is from archaeon BMS3Bbin15.
ACCCAGCTTATATACCATGCTCTTGCCGAACTCGATACAGAGTCTCTTGTAATCCAGCAGACCCGTGAAAACTATATATGTCTGGGAATGTTCAACAGCGCAAAGGAACTTAATTTTGACTATTTAAAAAGGAAAAATATTCCTGTTTTCAGGCGTGAAATTGGCGGTGGCACAGTATGGCTTGACAGAGCACAGATATTCTATCATCTGATTATAAAAAGAGATAATCCACTGTGTCCAGTTAAAAATGAGACATTTTTCACACGTTTTCTCCAGCCGGTCGTAGATACATATAAAAGCTTTGGTATTGATGCAAGCATAAAACCTGCCTGCGATATAGTTGCCGAAGGAAAGAAAATCTCTGGAAATGGCGCAGGAACTATAGAGGACTGCAAGGTACTCAGTGGAAGCATACTTCTTGAATTCAACCCTGAAACATTTATCGAAGCCCTGAGCTTTCCTGATGAAAGGTTCAGAAAAGCTGCCCTTGAGCAGATGACTTCAAAGGTTGCCTCTTTAAGCCACTTTGGTATTCGGATAGAGGAGCAGGAAATTAGAGATAGGTTAATCCATAACTTCTCAGAACTTCTCGGAGACATGGAAAGAGTTGAAGTTGACACCAGACTCAGAAAAACAATGAAAAGTCTTGAAGCAGAGAAATTCGATGAGGAGTGGCTTCTTGAAACAGGTAAAGATAGATACTGGAGAGAAATAAAGATAGCCGAAGAGTGCTATCTATTCCACTTTCTCAGAGATGGTACACAGGTTTTCGGCAGGAGAGGAGATAATAAGCTTGAAGAGATAGAGATTATTCATAATGGAAGCAGAGAAGAAAAGCTTGAATCTCTTCTTTTGAAAGAGCAGCTCAGCAGCGGGAAAATTTTAAATATGATAAAAAGCTATATTCCAGATAAATCTGAGGAGATTTTTAGAGCTATCAAAGGAGGCTGAGAAGTGGAACTTAAATCTGCCGATGTTCTAAAGGTTGGAGAGCTGGAATTCCCACTGGATAGATTTTACTACAGAGGTAAAAAATCTCATATATGGGTTAAGAGCAGGGATGGAATTGATGAAGTGGGTATGGATGCCTTCCTCGTTCATAGTGTCGGATATCTTAACTATGTTTCAATAAACACAGGTGAAGTAAAACAGGGAAAAGGTGTTGGTAACTTTGAATCAGCAAAATTTGTGAGTAGAATTTTCTCTCCCATAAGCGGTAAAATTATAGAGGTCAATCAAAAAGCTTTGGATAATCCCAGACAGATTAACGCGTCACCTTACACCACATGGCTTTTTAAAATTGAGCCCAGCAATCCTGAAGAGCTTAAAGGTGATGATTTCATAAGCAGCAGCATAGAGCTTAAAGAATGGGTTGAAGCTGACCTTATTGAGCTTGATGGGGAGTAGATATGACTGAACTTCCTCATGGAAAAAGTGAAAGTCCAGAGTTTGTGCAGACTTCAACGGCAGCCGCTATGACTCTCAAGCTTTTTCCTGGCAGATTTTACAGGGGAGCAAAACTCAAAGCGCTGAATCTTCTTCTGACTTATAATGACGGATGCAAGGCAAACTGTTCTTACTGCGGATTGTCAAGAAGCAGAAAAATAAATGAACAAACTTTTATTCGTGTGGACTGGCCAACTTTTGCTCTGGATGAAGTTATCTCACGATCTAATCTTCATGGCATTAACCTTGAGAGGGTATGTGTAAGCATGGTGACTCACAGACGTGCCTACAATGATATGCTAAGTATAGTAAAGAGATTCAGAGATGAAACCAATCTCAGAATCAGCACCCTTATAGCTCCAACATTAATTAAAGATAGGGAGATGATTGAGAGGATAAAGGCTGAAGGGGCAGATATGTGCGGCATTGCTGTAGATTGTGCAACACCTGAGCTTTTCAAAGCTCTCAGAGGAAAGGGTGTTAAAGGCCCTCATATCTGGGAGCATTACTGGAAGGTTGTAAAGGATGCTGCCAGTGTCTTTGGAATTTACAATGTGAGTGTCCATCTTGTTGTTGGTCTTGGTGAGACTGAGAAAGAGATGCTCGGAGCTATTCAGAAAGCTTACACTCTCGGTGCCGAAGCACATCTATTCTCTTTCTATCCTGAAGCAGGGTCTGCCATGGAAAATCATCCCAGGCCAGGTATTGGGAGCTACAGAAGAATTCAACTGGGAAGATATTTTATCCACAGAGGTTATGCCAGCTTTGACGATTTCGCCTTTGATGATAAAGAACAGGTGAAAAGCTTTGGAGTACCTGAAAAGGTTATAGAAGAGATTATAGATGGTGGCAATGCCTTTATGACATCTGGCTGTAGAGGTAATGGTAGTGAGGTTGCCTGCAACAGGCCATATGGCAATGAGAGACCAAGTGAAAAGCTTAGAAATTATCCCTTCATGCCCAACATTGAAGATAAGAAGGATATAAGAGAACAGCTTCTGGATTATTCATTTTAAAGGAATAATTAGTTCAAATGTCGTACCTTTATCTGGCTCGCTATGAACTCTAAGTTCTCCTGAATGTAGTTCAATAAT
It contains:
- the lplJ gene encoding lipoate-protein ligase LplJ, which translates into the protein MGFKLFNLGLQNWKDTQLIYHALAELDTESLVIQQTRENYICLGMFNSAKELNFDYLKRKNIPVFRREIGGGTVWLDRAQIFYHLIIKRDNPLCPVKNETFFTRFLQPVVDTYKSFGIDASIKPACDIVAEGKKISGNGAGTIEDCKVLSGSILLEFNPETFIEALSFPDERFRKAALEQMTSKVASLSHFGIRIEEQEIRDRLIHNFSELLGDMERVEVDTRLRKTMKSLEAEKFDEEWLLETGKDRYWREIKIAEECYLFHFLRDGTQVFGRRGDNKLEEIEIIHNGSREEKLESLLLKEQLSSGKILNMIKSYIPDKSEEIFRAIKGG
- the gcvH_1 gene encoding glycine cleavage system H protein; the protein is MELKSADVLKVGELEFPLDRFYYRGKKSHIWVKSRDGIDEVGMDAFLVHSVGYLNYVSINTGEVKQGKGVGNFESAKFVSRIFSPISGKIIEVNQKALDNPRQINASPYTTWLFKIEPSNPEELKGDDFISSSIELKEWVEADLIELDGE
- a CDS encoding biotin synthase, whose protein sequence is MTELPHGKSESPEFVQTSTAAAMTLKLFPGRFYRGAKLKALNLLLTYNDGCKANCSYCGLSRSRKINEQTFIRVDWPTFALDEVISRSNLHGINLERVCVSMVTHRRAYNDMLSIVKRFRDETNLRISTLIAPTLIKDREMIERIKAEGADMCGIAVDCATPELFKALRGKGVKGPHIWEHYWKVVKDAASVFGIYNVSVHLVVGLGETEKEMLGAIQKAYTLGAEAHLFSFYPEAGSAMENHPRPGIGSYRRIQLGRYFIHRGYASFDDFAFDDKEQVKSFGVPEKVIEEIIDGGNAFMTSGCRGNGSEVACNRPYGNERPSEKLRNYPFMPNIEDKKDIREQLLDYSF